A single window of Chitinophaga sp. XS-30 DNA harbors:
- a CDS encoding helix-turn-helix domain-containing protein translates to MQEDIIIQISQKIKEQRKSRGITVQELANKAEVSKGLISQIENNRTVPSLLVLVNIIRALDLDMNEFFNDMDQDRRTSRIIVIRQDRYLPVEKENSKGYHYRRVISRNIKGGPVDVQLLDLKKGARRNKMVKTDAWEYKYVIKGTVEYQVHNEVHILEAGDSIFFDGRLGHKPANIGNDDAFILIVCFFENAD, encoded by the coding sequence ATGCAGGAAGATATCATCATCCAGATCAGTCAGAAGATCAAGGAACAGCGAAAATCCAGGGGAATTACCGTACAGGAACTGGCGAACAAAGCGGAAGTCAGCAAAGGGCTGATCTCCCAGATCGAGAACAACCGTACGGTGCCTTCCCTGCTGGTACTGGTGAACATTATCCGTGCGCTGGACCTGGATATGAACGAATTTTTCAATGATATGGACCAGGACAGGCGTACCTCCCGCATCATTGTGATCCGCCAGGACCGCTATCTGCCTGTTGAAAAGGAAAATTCCAAAGGCTATCACTACCGGCGGGTGATCTCCCGCAATATCAAAGGCGGGCCGGTGGACGTTCAGTTGCTGGACCTGAAAAAAGGCGCCCGGCGCAACAAAATGGTGAAGACCGATGCCTGGGAATACAAATACGTGATCAAAGGCACCGTGGAATACCAGGTGCATAATGAGGTGCATATCCTCGAAGCCGGCGATTCCATCTTTTTTGATGGCCGCCTCGGCCACAAACCCGCCAATATCGGGAATGACGATGCTTTCATATTGATCGTCTGCTTTTTTGAGAATGCAGACTGA
- a CDS encoding sulfatase-like hydrolase/transferase, whose product MKKLLFILMLAGTAGNASAQQPPNIIHIIADDLGYDDLSCFGSKHYRTPNIDKLAEEGTRLTNFYAPHGTCTPSRVAVMTGRISPRINDKKGLGVLFPFSKEGLDPEKEIAFPRLLKNKGYATALLGKWHIGHLQQYLPPQHGFDYFLGIPFPNDHGPERLGNTNSYGLDSIPLMKNNDVARRLGNNDLAELPSLFVRETCMYMAQCVKEKKPFYIQYANIETHTPWFIPKGFEGRSRYGAYGDAVEYLDMSVGIIMGYLRKLGIENNTIIVFHADNGPLVHPYPELELCYGRYAAVDTTLRHLLREGKYQERFEGGPRVAAIVKWTGHIPAGTEHPQLLSGADLFTTFLGLAGAEVPRDRVIDGKDMLPLLRSGDAGQSVRNTFFSFGPRGLLQAVRYNQWKLVFAKANQLLLFNLDADISEQRNIADQHPQIVQQLAALGQKAKKAVADDKALPENNRLAF is encoded by the coding sequence ATGAAAAAACTGCTCTTTATCCTCATGCTGGCTGGCACGGCGGGTAACGCCTCCGCACAGCAACCGCCCAATATCATCCACATCATCGCTGATGACCTGGGATATGACGACCTCTCCTGCTTCGGCTCAAAACATTACCGCACACCGAATATCGACAAGCTGGCGGAGGAAGGCACACGGCTGACCAATTTTTATGCGCCGCACGGCACCTGCACGCCGTCCCGTGTCGCGGTGATGACCGGCAGGATCAGTCCGCGCATAAACGATAAAAAAGGGCTGGGGGTACTGTTCCCCTTTTCCAAAGAAGGGCTGGACCCGGAAAAGGAGATCGCTTTTCCGCGGTTGCTGAAAAATAAAGGTTATGCTACCGCCCTGCTGGGTAAATGGCATATCGGCCACCTGCAGCAATACCTCCCGCCACAGCATGGCTTTGATTATTTCCTGGGCATCCCCTTCCCCAACGACCACGGGCCGGAGCGGCTCGGCAATACCAACTCATATGGGCTGGACAGCATCCCGCTGATGAAGAACAACGACGTGGCCCGGCGGCTGGGCAATAACGATCTTGCCGAACTGCCCTCGCTCTTCGTTCGTGAAACCTGCATGTATATGGCCCAATGCGTGAAAGAGAAAAAGCCTTTTTATATCCAGTATGCCAATATCGAAACACATACCCCCTGGTTCATCCCCAAAGGCTTTGAAGGCAGAAGCCGCTACGGCGCCTACGGCGATGCGGTGGAATACCTGGATATGTCCGTCGGCATCATCATGGGATATCTCCGGAAACTGGGCATCGAGAACAATACGATCATTGTATTTCATGCGGACAATGGCCCGCTGGTGCATCCTTATCCGGAACTGGAGCTTTGTTACGGCCGGTATGCCGCTGTAGACACTACTTTGCGGCACCTCCTGCGGGAAGGCAAGTACCAGGAACGTTTTGAAGGCGGGCCACGGGTAGCCGCCATCGTTAAATGGACCGGCCATATTCCCGCCGGTACGGAACATCCGCAACTGCTCTCGGGGGCAGACCTGTTCACCACCTTCCTGGGCCTGGCCGGTGCGGAAGTGCCGCGGGACAGGGTGATCGACGGGAAAGATATGCTTCCGCTGCTCCGCTCCGGCGATGCTGGCCAAAGCGTACGCAATACTTTTTTCAGCTTCGGGCCCAGGGGCTTATTGCAGGCCGTGCGCTACAACCAGTGGAAGCTGGTGTTTGCAAAGGCGAACCAGCTCCTGCTGTTCAATCTCGATGCGGACATCTCGGAACAACGCAATATAGCAGACCAGCATCCGCAGATCGTGCAGCAGCTGGCGGCATTGGGCCAAAAGGCAAAAAAGGCGGTAGCGGATGATAAGGCATTGCCGGAGAATAACCGGCTGGCATTCTAG
- a CDS encoding lipopolysaccharide assembly protein LapB — protein sequence MKAFNLFIRYRLPLGIVLLLGGIALGLSIGWWEAAILLVLAVVCIVTHFLFGPMRLVQEAVEAGDVETAMGIMNGIKFPKLLYKPIRSVYYFMQSNLAMYDQDLDKAEAAVKQSIKSGSPMKEYEGMQYFQLGTIAYQKNDIKTADTNLKKAVRLGLPDKENTAAALLTLCSISMSRRDFKVAKDYFRRAKAQKPTTEQIVGQIKEMDKYISRMPG from the coding sequence ATGAAAGCATTTAACTTATTTATCAGATATCGTCTTCCCCTGGGCATTGTGCTCCTGCTGGGCGGTATAGCGCTGGGCCTCTCGATAGGCTGGTGGGAAGCGGCCATACTGCTCGTTCTGGCCGTTGTTTGTATTGTAACGCACTTCCTCTTCGGGCCAATGCGCCTGGTGCAGGAAGCCGTGGAAGCGGGTGATGTGGAAACCGCCATGGGCATCATGAACGGCATCAAATTCCCCAAGCTGCTGTATAAACCCATACGCTCCGTATATTATTTCATGCAAAGCAACCTGGCAATGTATGACCAGGATCTGGACAAAGCGGAGGCTGCCGTTAAACAAAGCATCAAATCCGGCAGTCCCATGAAGGAATATGAGGGGATGCAGTACTTCCAGCTCGGCACCATCGCCTACCAGAAGAACGACATCAAAACCGCTGATACCAATCTGAAAAAAGCCGTGCGCCTCGGCCTGCCTGACAAGGAGAATACCGCCGCCGCACTGCTTACCCTCTGCTCCATTTCCATGAGCAGAAGGGATTTCAAAGTAGCGAAAGATTATTTCCGCCGCGCCAAGGCCCAGAAGCCTACCACAGAACAGATTGTGGGGCAGATAAAGGAAATGGACAAGTATATCAGCCGCATGCCGGGTTGA
- the cobC gene encoding alpha-ribazole phosphatase produces MDIYLIRHTTPDVEYGTCYGFADLDLAHTFPAEAARVKELLPDKDFSVYASPLQRCSKLATFLFGEGFRTDERLREVNFGDWEMRTWTDIAITTPQTWMEDYRYDPVPNGESYAQLYERSVRAFEEILASAVQDTAIVTHGGVIRSILAYATKTPLSQSHDLRVEYGRVAHLHLNGNGLEVKAVNI; encoded by the coding sequence ATGGATATTTACCTGATACGGCACACTACGCCGGATGTTGAATACGGGACCTGCTATGGATTTGCTGACCTGGACCTTGCCCACACCTTTCCGGCAGAAGCTGCCCGTGTAAAGGAACTATTACCTGATAAAGACTTCTCGGTATATGCCAGCCCCCTGCAACGCTGCAGCAAACTGGCCACTTTCCTGTTCGGGGAGGGCTTCCGTACGGATGAGCGCCTGCGGGAAGTGAACTTCGGGGACTGGGAAATGCGGACCTGGACGGACATTGCTATTACCACTCCTCAAACCTGGATGGAAGACTACCGCTATGATCCGGTGCCGAACGGCGAAAGCTATGCCCAGCTGTACGAGCGCAGCGTCAGGGCTTTTGAGGAGATACTTGCCTCGGCTGTACAGGATACGGCCATTGTGACCCATGGCGGCGTGATCCGCTCCATCCTGGCCTATGCCACCAAAACCCCGCTGAGCCAGTCCCACGACCTGCGTGTGGAATACGGCCGCGTGGCGCATCTGCACCTGAACGGCAACGGGCTGGAAGTGAAAGCGGTGAATATCTAG
- a CDS encoding DUF6580 family putative transport protein: MSIKNLQPRFFALLLLILVAGALRVTAAGQITPFSNFSPVGAMALFGGAYFADKWKSYVFPLLTLFLGDVIMMQTVYKAYGNGSLLFEGWIWVYLGFAAMVLIGQLVIRKVRVTNILIACIAAAVAHWLLADFGTWMSSTGFDVTTGLPYTKDWQGLMKCYANGLPFLKNTLLSNVVYCGIFFGLFELMQRNIPALAYEK; this comes from the coding sequence ATGTCCATTAAAAATCTGCAGCCGCGTTTCTTTGCTTTGCTGCTGCTCATCCTGGTGGCAGGCGCCCTGCGTGTTACCGCAGCGGGGCAGATCACGCCTTTTTCCAATTTCTCGCCGGTGGGAGCTATGGCCCTTTTTGGCGGCGCTTACTTTGCCGACAAATGGAAAAGCTATGTTTTCCCGCTGCTGACGCTGTTCCTGGGCGATGTGATCATGATGCAAACCGTGTATAAAGCGTATGGCAACGGCTCCCTGCTGTTCGAAGGCTGGATATGGGTGTACCTGGGCTTTGCCGCCATGGTGCTCATCGGGCAACTGGTGATCCGCAAAGTGCGGGTAACGAACATCCTGATCGCCTGCATCGCAGCGGCCGTGGCACACTGGCTGCTGGCGGATTTCGGCACATGGATGAGCAGCACGGGCTTTGATGTAACTACCGGTCTCCCTTACACGAAAGACTGGCAGGGACTGATGAAGTGCTACGCCAACGGCCTGCCCTTCCTGAAGAACACACTGCTGAGCAATGTCGTGTACTGCGGGATATTTTTTGGACTGTTTGAGCTGATGCAAAGGAATATTCCGGCATTGGCCTATGAAAAATAA
- a CDS encoding MarC family protein, with product MFSIDQIITVGFTLFAVIDILGSIPILLSLREKIGEINALKATLASGVLMVVFLLVGESFLKLMSVDIQSFAVAGSIVIFVIGLEMILGVEFFKSDNDTKTGSLVPIAFPLIAGSGTLTTIMSLKADFGDYNILAGIVVNLAIIYIVLRSLSWIERILGKAGLMVVRKFFGVILLAIAVKIFKSNIGTL from the coding sequence ATGTTCAGTATCGACCAGATCATTACCGTAGGTTTCACACTTTTCGCCGTAATCGATATCCTGGGCTCCATTCCCATCCTGCTGTCGCTGCGGGAGAAGATCGGGGAGATCAACGCGCTGAAGGCCACACTGGCTTCGGGTGTGCTGATGGTGGTTTTCCTCCTGGTGGGAGAATCTTTCCTGAAGCTGATGAGCGTGGATATACAGTCCTTTGCCGTAGCCGGTTCCATTGTGATCTTTGTGATCGGGCTGGAAATGATCCTGGGGGTCGAATTTTTCAAAAGCGATAATGATACGAAGACCGGGAGCCTGGTACCCATCGCCTTCCCCCTGATCGCCGGTTCCGGTACGCTGACCACGATCATGTCGCTCAAGGCCGATTTCGGGGATTATAATATCCTTGCGGGGATTGTGGTGAACCTGGCGATCATTTACATCGTATTGCGGTCGTTAAGCTGGATAGAACGGATTCTGGGGAAAGCGGGGCTGATGGTGGTGCGCAAGTTCTTCGGGGTGATCCTGCTGGCGATTGCGGTAAAAATATTCAAGAGTAATATCGGAACTTTATAA
- a CDS encoding TonB-dependent siderophore receptor, which yields MKKKSFSLLSISLLAISQTGFAQEDTSRVSQLNTVVVTATKFAKKQSETGKVLTVISREQIERNVGRTITDVLNEQAGIVINGAGSNPGKNKELYFRGATSQYTTILIDGIPVADATGLTGSAIDLRLMPIDEVERIEILRGTQSTLYGADAIAGVINIILKKGSGKPVNAFGNLTWGSNRSIKGTLGLRGQQENVDYNVSFTHFETDGISEAAPADSLVNPEFDRDGLKQNAFMANIGIQATDNLRLQPFLMFSDYKSKYDGGPFQDALVNNNKSNLLHTGIRSVYDLGKGQLHGNFGYQKVQRTDESAWGITDLDGRSYFGELYGHYDINNWLQALAGVEYRKAELMDTAFDAPYGIRSQYNTSPYVSLFIRNLHGFSFEAGGRYNMHSAYGNNFTYSLNPSYLLNDRLKLFVNISSGFKAPSLTALYSSYGNPDLKPEETNSYEAGFQTFLLRNKIDLRVTGFKRDMKNVIAYINNRYLNFNKQNDKGAELELAVQPAKGLTVKVFYAYVDGEVTTQVNDKDTTYSNLVRRPNHSGGLNIGYQVLRNVFVSTNIRHIGSRNDLYYAPGAWTATNEPLAAYTIWDMYAEYRFSDKGRLFFNANNITNNRKYEEIKGYSVQGFTVQTGISFQL from the coding sequence ATGAAGAAGAAAAGCTTTTCATTGCTCTCTATCAGCCTGCTGGCTATTTCCCAGACCGGCTTTGCACAGGAAGACACCTCCCGTGTCTCCCAACTGAACACCGTAGTGGTCACCGCCACAAAATTCGCCAAAAAACAAAGCGAGACCGGTAAAGTACTGACCGTTATCTCCCGCGAACAGATCGAAAGAAATGTTGGCCGCACCATCACTGATGTGCTGAATGAACAGGCCGGTATTGTGATCAACGGCGCGGGCTCCAATCCCGGTAAAAACAAGGAACTGTATTTCCGCGGGGCCACCTCCCAATATACCACCATCCTGATCGACGGCATCCCCGTAGCGGATGCCACCGGCCTCACCGGCAGCGCTATCGACCTGCGCCTGATGCCTATCGATGAAGTGGAGCGGATAGAGATCCTCCGCGGCACCCAATCCACCCTCTACGGGGCGGACGCCATTGCCGGCGTGATCAACATCATCCTCAAAAAAGGCAGCGGCAAACCGGTGAACGCTTTCGGCAACCTCACCTGGGGCAGCAACCGCAGCATCAAAGGCACACTGGGCCTGCGGGGTCAGCAGGAGAATGTGGATTACAACGTCAGCTTCACCCATTTTGAAACCGACGGCATCTCCGAAGCCGCACCGGCAGACAGTCTCGTTAATCCGGAATTCGACCGGGACGGCCTTAAACAGAATGCTTTCATGGCCAACATCGGCATACAGGCTACCGACAACCTGAGGCTGCAGCCCTTTCTCATGTTCTCCGACTACAAAAGCAAATACGATGGCGGCCCCTTCCAGGATGCGCTGGTGAACAATAATAAATCCAACCTCCTCCATACCGGCATCCGCAGCGTGTACGACCTCGGCAAAGGCCAGCTCCACGGCAACTTCGGCTACCAGAAAGTACAGCGCACGGATGAATCTGCCTGGGGTATCACGGACCTGGATGGCCGCTCTTATTTCGGCGAACTGTACGGGCATTATGATATCAATAACTGGCTGCAGGCGCTGGCCGGCGTGGAATATCGCAAGGCTGAGCTGATGGATACGGCTTTTGACGCGCCTTATGGCATCCGCTCCCAATACAATACCAGCCCCTATGTTTCCCTTTTCATCAGGAACCTGCATGGCTTCAGCTTTGAAGCCGGTGGCCGCTATAACATGCATTCCGCCTATGGCAACAACTTCACTTACAGCCTGAACCCTTCGTACCTGCTGAACGACAGGCTGAAACTTTTCGTGAACATCTCATCCGGTTTCAAAGCGCCTTCACTGACGGCGCTGTACAGCAGCTACGGGAATCCGGACCTGAAACCCGAAGAGACCAACAGCTACGAAGCCGGTTTCCAGACCTTCCTGCTCCGCAACAAGATCGACCTCCGCGTAACGGGCTTCAAGCGCGACATGAAAAATGTGATCGCCTACATCAATAACCGGTATCTGAACTTCAACAAGCAGAATGACAAAGGCGCGGAGCTGGAACTGGCGGTGCAGCCTGCCAAAGGACTGACCGTAAAGGTATTTTACGCGTATGTTGACGGGGAAGTGACCACACAGGTGAATGATAAAGACACCACCTACAGCAACCTGGTGCGCCGTCCTAATCATTCCGGCGGGCTGAACATCGGTTACCAGGTGCTGCGTAATGTATTCGTCAGCACCAATATCCGCCACATCGGTTCCCGCAACGACCTTTACTATGCACCCGGTGCCTGGACGGCAACGAATGAACCGCTGGCCGCCTATACTATCTGGGATATGTATGCAGAATACCGCTTCTCGGACAAAGGCCGCCTGTTCTTCAATGCCAACAACATCACCAACAACCGTAAATACGAGGAGATCAAAGGCTATTCCGTGCAAGGGTTCACGGTACAGACCGGCATTTCCTTTCAACTTTAA
- a CDS encoding ABC transporter substrate-binding protein has translation MIASSFLPAATQMIYDMGLQHLLQGVTFECPPIALAEKEKVVRCVLEGKAYSSEEIDRIFSASKAQGKSLYYVDEEKLAAIAPDVIFTQDVCEVCQIDTHCTQQAVHKLAKQPQLVSLSPNNLQDVFNCAVTIATALGQEEAAYRHLAELQQRLDTIVDTLRLHRAPLRRVMIMEWMAPVYNCGHWIPYQVAYAGGVDMLSNPAGDSIVTPWEKICKYDPEVLVIAPCGFLTERSAEELHLLTRQPGWEQLQAVRNNEVYLADYDLFTQPSASTLTDGVTVLARLFHPRIFSVPPRLEGKFRHLQLQASY, from the coding sequence ATGATCGCATCCTCCTTTCTGCCTGCTGCTACACAGATGATCTATGATATGGGCCTGCAGCATCTCCTGCAGGGCGTCACCTTTGAATGCCCGCCCATTGCGCTGGCTGAAAAAGAAAAGGTCGTTCGCTGCGTGCTGGAAGGCAAGGCATACAGCAGCGAGGAGATAGACCGGATATTTTCCGCTTCCAAAGCACAGGGCAAAAGTCTTTATTATGTGGATGAGGAAAAACTGGCGGCCATTGCACCGGATGTGATCTTTACACAGGATGTCTGCGAGGTGTGCCAGATCGATACCCATTGCACGCAACAGGCGGTGCATAAACTTGCGAAACAACCGCAGCTCGTTTCCCTCAGTCCGAATAACCTGCAGGACGTGTTCAACTGCGCCGTGACCATCGCCACCGCACTTGGGCAGGAGGAAGCAGCATACCGTCACCTGGCGGAACTGCAGCAGCGGCTGGATACGATCGTGGATACCCTGCGCCTCCATCGCGCGCCGCTGCGCCGCGTCATGATCATGGAGTGGATGGCGCCGGTGTACAACTGCGGCCACTGGATCCCCTACCAGGTAGCCTATGCCGGTGGGGTAGACATGCTCTCCAATCCGGCCGGCGATTCCATCGTAACGCCCTGGGAAAAGATCTGCAAATACGATCCCGAGGTGCTGGTCATAGCCCCCTGCGGCTTTCTGACGGAACGCTCCGCCGAAGAACTGCATCTGCTCACCCGCCAGCCCGGCTGGGAACAGCTCCAGGCTGTCCGCAACAACGAAGTGTACCTGGCGGATTACGACCTCTTCACGCAGCCCAGCGCCTCCACCCTCACCGATGGCGTGACTGTACTGGCCCGCCTCTTCCATCCGCGGATCTTCAGTGTTCCGCCGCGACTGGAAGGCAAGTTCCGGCATCTGCAGTTGCAGGCCAGCTATTGA
- a CDS encoding PLP-dependent aspartate aminotransferase family protein, with amino-acid sequence MDLSFIINELGEDREQYFNAIAPPIVQSSNFAFGTVSAMRERLLDEFQGFLYSRGNNPTIDILRQKLAALDGAEDALVFSSGAAAIFAAVFSQVQQGDHVICVKEPYSWARQLLENLLPRFGVETTFVDGTDSANFEKAMQPNTSVIYLESPNSLTFSLQDISAVAALARSRNITSIIDNSYCTPLYQQPHVMGIDLVLQSATKFISGHSDTVAGVLTGTREKIRKIFTSEFLTIGSGIAPFNAWLLLRGLRTLEIRLQRSAESTRQVVAFLKAHALVEKVYFPLDPDFPQYELALRQMKGAAGLVTIQLKATRREQVEIFCDALRHFLMAVSWGGHESLAFPACAALAEGDFDPQEEKHRMVRLYIGLEDADYLIKDLEQALGKMGDA; translated from the coding sequence ATGGACCTTTCTTTTATCATCAACGAACTGGGCGAAGACCGCGAGCAATATTTCAATGCCATAGCACCACCGATCGTGCAGAGCAGCAACTTTGCATTCGGTACCGTATCCGCTATGCGGGAGCGGCTGCTGGATGAGTTTCAGGGTTTCCTGTATTCCCGCGGCAACAATCCCACGATAGATATCCTGCGTCAGAAACTGGCTGCGCTGGATGGCGCGGAAGATGCGCTGGTGTTCAGCAGCGGCGCCGCCGCGATCTTTGCCGCCGTATTCTCACAGGTGCAGCAGGGTGATCATGTGATCTGCGTGAAGGAACCTTACAGCTGGGCGCGGCAACTGCTTGAAAATCTCCTGCCCCGCTTTGGTGTGGAGACCACCTTTGTGGATGGCACGGATAGCGCCAATTTTGAAAAAGCTATGCAACCCAATACCAGCGTTATCTACCTGGAATCTCCCAATTCGCTTACCTTTTCCCTGCAGGACATCTCCGCGGTTGCTGCGCTGGCACGGAGCAGGAACATCACTTCCATCATCGATAACAGTTATTGCACCCCTTTGTATCAGCAGCCGCATGTTATGGGGATAGACCTCGTATTGCAGTCCGCGACCAAATTCATCAGCGGCCACAGCGATACAGTGGCGGGCGTGCTCACCGGTACGCGGGAAAAGATCCGGAAGATATTCACATCAGAATTTCTCACCATCGGCAGCGGTATTGCGCCTTTCAACGCCTGGCTCCTGCTGCGGGGATTGCGCACGCTGGAGATACGCCTGCAGCGCAGTGCTGAAAGCACCCGGCAGGTGGTGGCCTTCCTCAAGGCCCATGCGCTTGTGGAGAAGGTGTACTTCCCCCTGGACCCCGATTTCCCGCAATATGAACTGGCCCTGCGGCAAATGAAAGGCGCCGCCGGCCTGGTCACCATTCAGCTGAAAGCAACGCGCCGGGAGCAGGTGGAGATCTTCTGCGATGCGCTTCGCCATTTTTTGATGGCGGTGTCCTGGGGAGGGCATGAATCGCTGGCTTTTCCGGCCTGTGCCGCGCTGGCGGAAGGGGATTTTGACCCGCAGGAAGAAAAGCACCGCATGGTGCGGCTGTACATCGGCCTGGAAGATGCGGATTACCTGATCAAAGACCTGGAGCAGGCGCTGGGCAAGATGGGCGACGCATAA
- a CDS encoding APC family permease, with protein sequence MSIKPKLGPFDLTMIVVGLVIGMGIFKTPVDVARETGAPMLFYMSWVLGGLVTLCGALTYAEIGSRYPVAGGFYKVLSYGFHPAYAFMINWTLVISNAASIAAVCLVGAEYIGPVLLPDTMQHEAGRKTIAIAAIVVLYIINMLGIRLSASSQNVLTVFKITLVLLLCLTAFSNHVAPASAVVQQPEPVSWFYIFGAALVPVFFTYGGYQQTINFGSDVREPARNMPRAIFTGIFIILLLYITVNYAYVKVIGFEQLKTTDALAARMAEVFFGENGFRVTSVLLFLSVLGYANVNLLSNPRMYYAMAEDGVLPAVFKRVNSKTQVQEVALTVFTVLTVALLYFLSNFRSIIQYVMLFDTIGLASAAATIFVLRRKTRHLDGTGIYKMKLYPFVPLFFITVYLFVTVNIFITDWRQALGGMGWFVAGLPIYLAMKKAVR encoded by the coding sequence ATGAGCATCAAACCTAAACTCGGTCCTTTTGACCTTACCATGATCGTGGTGGGGCTGGTGATCGGCATGGGGATATTCAAAACGCCGGTGGACGTAGCGCGGGAAACCGGTGCGCCCATGCTGTTCTACATGAGCTGGGTGCTCGGCGGGCTGGTCACCCTTTGCGGGGCGCTCACCTATGCCGAGATCGGCTCCCGTTATCCTGTGGCCGGCGGTTTTTATAAAGTGCTGTCCTACGGTTTCCATCCGGCTTATGCTTTCATGATCAACTGGACGCTGGTGATCTCCAATGCCGCGTCCATCGCCGCGGTATGCCTCGTTGGCGCCGAGTACATCGGCCCGGTATTGCTGCCGGATACCATGCAGCACGAAGCCGGCCGCAAAACGATCGCCATTGCCGCCATCGTTGTGTTATATATCATCAACATGCTGGGTATCCGGCTGAGCGCCAGCTCGCAGAATGTGCTCACCGTGTTCAAGATCACGCTGGTATTATTGCTCTGTCTCACCGCATTCAGCAATCATGTGGCGCCTGCCTCCGCCGTTGTGCAGCAGCCGGAGCCGGTCAGCTGGTTCTATATCTTCGGCGCCGCGCTGGTGCCCGTGTTCTTTACCTATGGCGGTTATCAGCAGACGATCAATTTCGGCAGCGATGTGCGGGAGCCTGCACGCAACATGCCCAGGGCCATTTTTACCGGTATTTTCATCATCCTGTTATTATACATCACGGTCAACTATGCATACGTTAAAGTGATCGGCTTCGAGCAGCTGAAAACAACGGATGCGCTGGCCGCACGCATGGCGGAAGTGTTCTTCGGAGAGAATGGTTTCAGGGTCACTTCGGTGCTGCTGTTCCTCTCGGTGCTGGGCTATGCGAATGTGAACCTGCTTTCCAATCCCAGGATGTACTATGCCATGGCGGAAGACGGCGTTTTGCCGGCGGTGTTCAAACGGGTGAACAGCAAAACGCAGGTGCAGGAAGTGGCGCTTACCGTGTTCACGGTACTGACGGTGGCCCTGTTATATTTTCTCAGCAACTTCAGAAGCATTATCCAGTATGTGATGCTGTTCGATACCATTGGCCTGGCTTCCGCGGCGGCAACCATTTTTGTGCTGCGGAGGAAAACGCGGCATCTGGACGGTACCGGTATCTACAAAATGAAGCTGTACCCGTTCGTACCGCTGTTCTTTATCACCGTTTATCTCTTTGTGACGGTTAACATATTTATTACCGACTGGCGGCAGGCGCTTGGCGGGATGGGCTGGTTCGTAGCGGGACTGCCCATTTATCTGGCGATGAAAAAAGCGGTACGCTGA